One stretch of bacterium DNA includes these proteins:
- a CDS encoding type II toxin-antitoxin system death-on-curing family toxin, with protein MRFLTVDETLAAHEQLIERFGGSLGFRDLGLLESALYRPQTGYYRDLAEMAAALFESLLQNRPFLDGNKRVAFFGTDVFLRLNGWKLEVEPKSAYAELIGLLKSGSADFEHLLTWLRERLIRL; from the coding sequence ATTCGTTTCCTCACCGTCGACGAAACTCTCGCAGCTCACGAACAGTTGATCGAGCGCTTCGGCGGCAGCTTGGGCTTTCGGGATCTCGGGCTGTTGGAGAGCGCTCTCTACCGCCCGCAGACAGGTTACTACCGCGACCTCGCCGAGATGGCGGCGGCTCTCTTTGAGTCCCTCCTGCAGAACCGCCCTTTCCTCGACGGCAACAAGCGCGTGGCCTTCTTCGGGACCGACGTGTTTCTGCGCCTCAACGGATGGAAGCTCGAGGTCGAGCCGAAGTCAGCTTATGCCGAACTGATCGGTCTTCTCAAAAGCGGCTCTGCCGATTTCGAGCATCTGCTCACGTGGCTGCGTGAGCGACTGATCCGGCTGTAA
- a CDS encoding PAS domain S-box protein, with amino-acid sequence MGPKRRNEDGPESLAAATAAGSHPLPSHVPECFWSTRILDDGTPRVHYVSQGWKLIWGYEPEELLRDPHLWLKAVWPEDRVIAEETFQETISRKETRVARYRILSKQGMTRWIEDTMSPLLDESGEVVGVEGVARKISERELIQRALEEREARLNLVLEASCDGMWTLDLSANRVTLSSQWCQALGYGTKEMARPLSFWAEVVHPEDKDRRNRALEAHVQGLTDSFESEHRLCTSSGSYRWYLDRGRIVDRDERERARRVVGVSIDITQRVEAEAALRASEERYRALYEDNPSMFFTLAPDGILLSANRFGAEQLGYTASDIVGKPVDDLYIESEKQANRAQLETCLADPRKIHSWKTCKQRKDGTRLWVWETARVVTGPDGGQVVLVVCEDITEAHEASEKLSYQAVHDALTGVFNRYEFERRLKRALDSAKSEGVEHALCYLDLDRFKVINDTCGHAAGDELLGQLADLIQKSVRKRDVLARLGGDEFGVLLEFCSLAEARSVVASIQKAIAAFRFDWEDSSFSIGVSVGLVSITDTTDSIDDVLRAADTACYAAKDGERPLPSPSRYSRGP; translated from the coding sequence ATGGGTCCAAAGAGGCGGAACGAAGACGGGCCAGAAAGCCTCGCTGCCGCCACAGCCGCTGGTTCTCACCCGCTGCCCAGCCACGTTCCAGAGTGCTTCTGGAGCACCCGGATACTCGACGACGGCACACCTCGCGTGCACTATGTAAGCCAAGGCTGGAAGCTGATCTGGGGATACGAACCGGAAGAGCTCCTTCGCGACCCACATCTTTGGCTCAAGGCCGTATGGCCCGAGGACCGAGTCATCGCCGAGGAGACATTTCAGGAAACAATCAGCCGGAAGGAGACTCGCGTCGCCCGGTACCGAATCCTCTCCAAGCAGGGCATGACCCGATGGATTGAGGACACGATGTCGCCGCTACTCGATGAGAGCGGCGAGGTCGTTGGCGTTGAGGGTGTCGCCCGCAAGATCAGCGAACGAGAGCTGATACAGCGGGCGCTCGAAGAACGCGAGGCGCGCCTCAACTTGGTCCTTGAAGCGAGCTGCGACGGCATGTGGACGCTGGACCTGAGCGCCAACCGTGTGACTCTGAGCAGCCAATGGTGTCAGGCTCTTGGCTACGGTACAAAGGAGATGGCCCGCCCACTGAGCTTTTGGGCAGAGGTCGTCCACCCCGAGGACAAAGACCGAAGGAACCGTGCACTCGAGGCACATGTGCAGGGCCTGACAGACAGCTTCGAGAGCGAACATCGGCTGTGCACGAGCTCAGGCTCCTATCGCTGGTACCTCGACCGGGGCCGGATTGTCGATCGAGACGAGCGAGAGCGGGCTCGGCGGGTCGTCGGCGTCAGCATCGACATCACTCAGCGGGTCGAAGCCGAGGCAGCTCTGAGGGCAAGCGAAGAACGCTATCGGGCCCTCTACGAAGACAATCCGTCCATGTTTTTCACTCTAGCGCCCGACGGCATTCTCCTGTCGGCAAATCGTTTCGGAGCCGAGCAGCTCGGCTACACCGCCAGTGACATCGTGGGCAAGCCGGTGGACGATCTCTACATCGAATCCGAGAAGCAGGCGAACCGCGCACAGCTCGAGACCTGCCTCGCCGATCCGCGCAAGATCCACAGCTGGAAGACCTGCAAACAGCGCAAGGACGGCACCAGGTTGTGGGTGTGGGAGACCGCTCGGGTCGTGACCGGCCCCGATGGTGGGCAGGTGGTTCTGGTCGTGTGTGAAGACATCACCGAAGCCCACGAGGCGTCCGAGAAGCTCTCATACCAAGCCGTGCACGATGCGCTCACCGGGGTGTTCAACCGGTACGAGTTCGAACGACGGCTGAAACGGGCCCTGGACAGCGCCAAGTCCGAAGGGGTCGAGCACGCACTTTGCTACCTGGATCTGGATCGCTTCAAGGTCATCAACGACACCTGCGGCCACGCGGCGGGAGACGAGCTCCTGGGCCAGCTCGCGGATCTGATCCAGAAGAGCGTTCGCAAACGAGATGTGTTGGCCAGGCTCGGCGGAGACGAGTTTGGCGTCTTGCTCGAGTTCTGCTCACTCGCGGAAGCACGCAGTGTGGTCGCCTCGATTCAGAAGGCCATCGCAGCGTTTCGCTTCGACTGGGAGGACAGCAGCTTCAGCATCGGAGTCAGCGTCGGATTGGTCTCGATTACCGACACCACCGACTCGATAGACGACGTCTTGCGAGCCGCGGATACCGCCTGCTACGCCGCCAAGGACGGCGAGCGCCCGCTGCCCTCTCCTAGTCGATATAGCCGAGGGCCTTGA
- a CDS encoding sulfatase: MPAVEKRKKKRDRHLYVRFVLALVSLCLVGSCAEAGRSRTPNVIVIVVDTLRADHLTQYGYERSTSPALERFTAESSLFSAAYSTSSWTQPSVASLFTGLLPSRHGVVKQSTILPAELDTLAGLLSEAGWQTAGFSGNLFIGAKTGFDRGFDHFRGHEGKVLVYPDIGLMLEQVASWLDEGRQRRQPAFLYFQPMNCHGPYRVPEEHRADLLGSAPSRTSDYNDELMTAILKDGDIAARQRVTDEYLASLTDQYDTAVRYSMDAVSRLLEMLEKEGLYGDSLVILTSDHGEELFDHDGFGHGYSLFEEVVRVPLWVKLPGQSARAELELPVSLLDILPTILEVAGIGDSVEQMNLDGRSLAPLLMGSRRASGFRGRPITMDTRWKRRAVASAVRLGRYKLIEIESDYSGRSNVSLLFDLETDSGEQTDLSASEAEMTGVLSQALERIRSSTAGQEPETGEADLDREVLKALGYID, translated from the coding sequence ATGCCAGCCGTGGAGAAAAGAAAGAAAAAAAGGGACAGGCACCTTTATGTCCGCTTTGTTCTCGCGCTGGTGAGCCTCTGTCTTGTCGGTTCGTGCGCCGAGGCCGGTCGTTCCAGGACACCGAATGTCATCGTGATCGTGGTCGACACGCTGCGCGCGGACCATCTGACGCAGTACGGATACGAGCGTTCAACGAGTCCGGCTTTGGAGAGATTCACCGCCGAGTCGAGCCTGTTCTCGGCGGCCTACTCGACTTCGTCCTGGACCCAGCCGAGTGTCGCTTCGCTCTTTACCGGCCTCTTGCCGAGTCGGCACGGCGTCGTCAAGCAGAGCACGATTCTGCCCGCCGAGCTCGACACGCTGGCCGGCTTGCTCTCCGAGGCCGGTTGGCAAACCGCGGGCTTTAGCGGCAATCTGTTCATCGGCGCCAAGACGGGCTTCGACCGTGGCTTCGATCACTTCCGGGGGCACGAAGGGAAGGTCCTGGTCTATCCCGACATCGGACTGATGCTCGAACAGGTCGCCTCCTGGCTCGACGAGGGCAGGCAGCGGCGGCAGCCGGCCTTTCTCTATTTTCAGCCGATGAACTGCCATGGACCCTACCGGGTGCCCGAAGAGCATCGCGCCGACCTCCTGGGGTCCGCTCCAAGCCGGACTTCCGACTACAACGACGAGTTGATGACCGCGATCTTGAAGGACGGCGACATCGCCGCCCGGCAGAGGGTGACGGACGAGTACCTGGCGAGCTTGACCGATCAGTACGACACGGCGGTTCGCTACAGCATGGATGCGGTCAGCCGGTTGCTCGAGATGCTCGAGAAAGAAGGCCTTTACGGGGATTCCCTGGTCATTTTGACCTCGGATCACGGCGAGGAGTTGTTCGATCACGACGGTTTCGGCCACGGCTACTCGCTGTTCGAGGAAGTCGTGCGCGTTCCGCTCTGGGTCAAACTGCCGGGTCAGAGTGCGCGGGCCGAGCTCGAGCTGCCGGTGTCGCTGCTGGATATCCTGCCGACGATTCTCGAAGTCGCCGGGATCGGTGACTCGGTGGAGCAGATGAATCTGGACGGTCGCAGCCTGGCGCCGCTGCTAATGGGCTCGCGGCGGGCTTCCGGCTTCCGTGGCCGGCCGATCACCATGGACACCCGCTGGAAGCGGCGGGCGGTGGCCTCCGCGGTCCGGCTGGGCCGGTACAAGCTGATCGAGATCGAGAGCGACTACTCGGGACGGAGCAACGTCAGCCTGCTTTTTGATCTCGAAACCGATTCCGGCGAGCAGACGGACCTGTCGGCCTCGGAGGCCGAGATGACCGGCGTGCTGTCGCAGGCCCTCGAGCGGATTCGATCTTCAACGGCAGGGCAAGAACCCGAGACTGGCGAAGCCGACCTCGACCGCGAAGTGCTCAAGGCCCTCGGCTATATCGACTAG
- a CDS encoding GMC family oxidoreductase, translated as MAITRRDFLVGTGAALASTAVGCNGTSTLAGEYDLCIIGSGFAGTYLGLRAVDSGLRTVIVEAGSRPRRGGSLESLEESFKFRSRGATSYPVNGTRAIAVGGASRHWGGVTTRLWPEDFRMKSEFGRLIDWPIAFDDLVSYYCESERLLLAKGYPTVTGAEPSRNCSYPQEKDGAYRDPGVRIEGKGVAYFPVAHSRRGGNYALKLLDEEIPSFVQSDLGTLIEDQQVTNIVTLDGETIDHVELRGLAGRSGKLHARAFVVAAGVVESARLLLASESSWFPNGLGNRHAQVGHYFNVHPSLQTKFDLRSDLDLPAGHHRTCSLNTEYRQEGINACQLQLDVLANGAARWKAQPEIEPNYESYVTLSKTLTDVNGVPLPELHFGYSEQDQRTLERNYLSLEAAKRELAAPGGNVKDHDRWRAHPAGTCRMSFDEETGVVDRDNRVFGLDNLYVSGACTFPTSGTANPTNTVVAMTLRLADHIQDRLA; from the coding sequence ATGGCGATCACCAGACGCGACTTCCTCGTGGGAACCGGAGCGGCCCTGGCGTCCACCGCCGTTGGCTGCAACGGTACGAGCACGCTGGCCGGCGAATACGACCTTTGCATCATTGGCTCGGGCTTTGCCGGCACCTATCTGGGTCTGCGCGCGGTCGACAGCGGTCTTCGAACGGTCATCGTCGAAGCCGGCTCGCGTCCACGGAGAGGCGGCTCGCTGGAATCTCTCGAAGAGTCCTTCAAGTTCCGGAGCCGCGGCGCCACGAGCTATCCCGTCAACGGCACGCGGGCCATCGCGGTGGGAGGAGCCAGCCGGCACTGGGGCGGGGTCACGACCCGGCTCTGGCCCGAGGACTTCCGAATGAAATCGGAGTTCGGCCGGTTGATCGACTGGCCAATCGCCTTCGACGACCTCGTTTCCTACTACTGCGAGTCGGAGCGCCTGTTGCTCGCCAAGGGTTACCCGACCGTGACCGGAGCCGAGCCCTCTCGCAACTGCTCCTATCCTCAGGAGAAAGACGGCGCCTATCGCGACCCGGGAGTCCGAATCGAGGGCAAGGGGGTCGCCTATTTCCCAGTCGCCCATTCTCGCCGGGGCGGAAACTACGCCCTCAAGCTGCTCGACGAGGAGATTCCGAGTTTCGTTCAGTCGGATCTCGGCACCCTGATCGAGGACCAGCAGGTCACGAATATCGTGACCCTCGACGGCGAGACCATCGATCACGTCGAGCTCCGCGGCCTTGCCGGCCGGTCCGGGAAGCTCCACGCTCGAGCCTTCGTGGTTGCGGCGGGCGTGGTCGAGAGTGCCCGCCTGCTGCTCGCCTCCGAGTCGTCTTGGTTTCCGAACGGACTCGGCAACCGACACGCTCAGGTCGGGCACTACTTCAACGTTCATCCCAGTCTGCAGACCAAGTTCGACCTGCGCTCCGACCTCGACCTCCCGGCTGGACATCATCGCACCTGCAGCTTGAACACGGAGTATCGGCAAGAGGGAATCAATGCCTGCCAGCTCCAGCTCGACGTCCTGGCCAACGGCGCGGCGCGGTGGAAGGCCCAGCCGGAGATCGAGCCCAACTACGAGAGCTACGTCACCTTGAGCAAGACCCTGACCGACGTGAACGGCGTTCCCCTGCCCGAGCTTCACTTCGGCTACTCCGAGCAGGATCAGCGCACCCTCGAGCGCAACTATCTGAGCCTTGAGGCGGCGAAGCGCGAGCTCGCCGCGCCGGGCGGAAACGTCAAGGACCACGATCGCTGGCGAGCCCACCCCGCCGGTACCTGTCGGATGAGCTTCGACGAAGAGACCGGAGTCGTCGATCGCGACAACCGGGTCTTCGGGCTCGACAACCTGTACGTGTCTGGAGCCTGCACGTTCCCGACCTCGGGAACGGCCAACCCCACCAACACGGTGGTCGCCATGACCCTCCGTCTGGCCGACCACATACAAGACCGACTGGCCTGA
- a CDS encoding alpha/beta hydrolase — MGELATTLLLRPLLRRLERGDGHPVLLLPGFMASDLSTRPLRRFLRDLGYSAHRWALGRNLGPQGDLEERMAERLDEVYDRHGRRVSLVGWSLGGVYARVMANRRPDQVRSVISLGSPINGDPESTNSARLFELVTRERIEDIAPERIAEVQKTPPVPTTSVFSRTDGVTSWRASIEAEGPQAESIEVPGSHLGLGFNPLVLCVIADRLAQPEANWKPFFRPGVVHPPGLRRPEEARLSEG; from the coding sequence ATGGGAGAGTTGGCGACGACTCTTCTCCTGCGCCCGCTCCTGCGGCGGCTCGAGCGCGGCGACGGGCACCCGGTGCTGCTGCTTCCGGGCTTCATGGCCAGCGATCTCTCTACGCGCCCACTCAGACGATTCCTGCGCGACCTGGGCTACTCGGCGCATCGTTGGGCGTTGGGCCGCAATCTGGGACCCCAGGGAGATCTCGAGGAGCGAATGGCAGAGCGCCTCGACGAAGTCTACGACCGGCACGGCCGGCGGGTGAGCCTGGTCGGATGGAGCCTGGGTGGCGTCTACGCCCGGGTCATGGCCAACCGGCGCCCCGACCAGGTCCGCAGCGTCATTTCTCTCGGAAGTCCTATCAACGGCGATCCCGAATCGACCAATAGCGCTCGGCTCTTCGAGCTCGTCACCCGCGAACGAATCGAGGACATCGCGCCCGAGCGGATCGCCGAGGTGCAAAAGACACCCCCCGTCCCGACGACTTCAGTCTTCAGCCGCACCGACGGTGTTACCTCGTGGCGCGCATCGATCGAAGCCGAAGGTCCACAGGCCGAGAGCATCGAAGTTCCGGGCAGTCATCTCGGTCTCGGCTTCAACCCTCTGGTCTTGTGCGTGATCGCCGATCGGCTGGCGCAGCCGGAGGCCAACTGGAAGCCGTTCTTCCGGCCCGGAGTCGTTCACCCTCCGGGCCTTCGGCGACCTGAGGAAGCTCGCCTCAGCGAAGGCTGA
- a CDS encoding wax ester/triacylglycerol synthase family O-acyltransferase, whose product MRQLSGLDAGFLTLETKSAPMLIGSVSVLDPNTPTGRLTVERFRTVLGERLQGAVALRRRLASLPLDLSRPYWIELSPEDVDLEVHVERTRLPEPGGWHELSELMAFELSQPLDRKLPLWQILFVEGLNTVPGAPENAVALIARVHHAAVDGVSGAEILGMLFDGSRAIGPAADPASDPASDRPREPRALDLLTRAGRDLASLPRSVPAVVGQSLLGLAGGAWSRVRKGDGPPRLFSAPRTPLNRPIAAERSWAPAILELDRLKAIKNKENATVNDVVLSICSGALRGWMQDTEDLPDEPLVAMVPVSVRGDAEKARAGNLVSAMLVSLATDEPEPLARLRTIRDAARSSKVALQAVGARTLVRSAELFPFALSGLGVRLYSRLHLAERHRPMFNLVITNVPGPPRPLTVGGARMLMHVGAAPLFDGLGLILPVFSYAGSISIGVTADRRIMPDAAGFADRLKASLDELESAVSEAG is encoded by the coding sequence ATGCGCCAGCTTTCCGGCCTGGACGCGGGCTTCCTGACGCTCGAGACCAAGTCCGCACCGATGTTGATCGGTTCGGTCTCGGTGCTTGACCCGAATACTCCGACCGGCCGACTCACGGTCGAGCGCTTCCGTACAGTCCTGGGCGAGCGCCTTCAGGGCGCGGTCGCGCTGCGCCGCCGCCTGGCCTCCCTGCCGCTGGACTTGTCTCGACCTTATTGGATCGAGCTCTCGCCCGAGGATGTCGACCTCGAAGTCCACGTCGAGCGGACCCGGCTCCCCGAGCCCGGCGGCTGGCACGAGCTCTCGGAATTGATGGCTTTCGAACTCAGCCAACCGCTCGACCGCAAGCTCCCGCTCTGGCAGATCCTGTTCGTCGAAGGCCTGAACACTGTTCCTGGCGCTCCGGAGAACGCGGTCGCTCTGATCGCGCGAGTACACCACGCGGCCGTCGACGGAGTTTCGGGGGCGGAGATCCTGGGTATGCTATTCGATGGGTCTCGCGCCATCGGTCCGGCTGCCGACCCGGCTTCGGACCCGGCTTCCGATCGACCTCGCGAGCCCCGAGCGCTGGATCTTCTGACACGCGCGGGCCGCGATCTGGCGTCGCTTCCTCGCTCGGTTCCGGCCGTGGTGGGCCAATCGCTGCTAGGCCTCGCCGGAGGCGCCTGGTCCCGCGTGCGCAAGGGCGACGGCCCGCCCCGGCTGTTCTCGGCGCCGAGGACACCACTGAACCGGCCGATCGCAGCCGAGCGCTCCTGGGCGCCGGCGATCCTCGAGCTCGACCGCCTTAAAGCCATCAAGAACAAGGAAAACGCCACGGTTAACGATGTGGTTCTATCCATCTGCTCCGGTGCTTTGCGCGGCTGGATGCAAGACACCGAGGATCTACCCGACGAGCCACTCGTCGCCATGGTTCCGGTCTCGGTGCGTGGCGACGCGGAGAAGGCACGAGCCGGTAACCTGGTCTCGGCGATGCTGGTCTCGCTCGCCACAGATGAGCCCGAGCCGCTTGCGAGATTGCGGACCATCCGCGACGCCGCCCGCTCGTCCAAGGTCGCGCTGCAAGCCGTAGGCGCTCGCACACTCGTGCGCTCGGCCGAGCTCTTTCCCTTCGCTCTGTCAGGGCTCGGCGTGCGCCTCTACTCGCGCCTCCACCTCGCCGAACGCCACCGGCCGATGTTCAACCTGGTGATCACCAACGTGCCGGGTCCACCTCGGCCTCTGACCGTGGGCGGAGCGAGAATGCTCATGCATGTCGGCGCCGCTCCCCTCTTCGACGGCCTCGGGTTGATTCTGCCGGTCTTCAGCTACGCTGGCTCGATCTCGATCGGGGTCACCGCGGATCGCCGGATCATGCCCGATGCCGCAGGATTCGCCGACCGGCTCAAGGCGAGTCTCGACGAGCTCGAGAGCGCGGTTTCCGAAGCAGGCTGA